The Juglans microcarpa x Juglans regia isolate MS1-56 chromosome 2S, Jm3101_v1.0, whole genome shotgun sequence genome has a window encoding:
- the LOC121251793 gene encoding rac-like GTP-binding protein RAC2: MNTARFIKCVTVGDGAVGKTCMLISYTSNTFPTDYVPTVFDNFSANVVVDGSTVNLGLWDTAGQEDYNRLRPLSYRGADVFLLAFSLISRASYENISKKWIPELRHYAPTVPIVLVGTKRDLRDHKQYLIDHPGATPITTAQGEELKRAIGAAVYIECSSKTHQNVKAVFDAAIKVVLQPPKPKKSRRRKQSPCTLL; the protein is encoded by the exons ATGAACACGGCAAGATTCATCAAGTGTGTCACAGTTGGTGATGGAGCTGTCGGAAAGACTTGCATGCTTATTTCTTATACAAGCAATACCTTCCCCACA GATTATGTGCCTACTGTGTTCGACAACTTCAGTGCTAATGTGGTGGTTGATGGCAGCACAGTTAACCTTGGACTATGGGATACTGCGG GGCAGGAGGATTACAACAGGTTGAGGCCACTGAGTTATAGGGGTGCAGATGTTTTCTTGTTGGCCTTCTCACTCATCAGCAGAGCCAGCTACGAAAATATCTCCAAGAAG TGGATTCCTGAGCTGAGGCATTACGCCCCTACTGTGCCAATAGTGCTTGTCGGAACCAAACGTG ATCTTCGGGATCACAAGCAGTATTTGATTGATCATCCTGGGGCTACGCCTATCACAACTGCTCAG GGTGAAGAGCTGAAGAGGGCAATTGGTGCTGCTGTTTACATAGAGTGCAGCTCCAAGACTCACCAG AATGTTAAGGCTGTGTTTGATGCTGCAATCAAGGTGGTTTTGCAGCCCCCTAAACCGAAGAAAAGCCGGCGACGGAAGCAAAGCCCATGCACATTACTCTAA